Below is a window of Thermonema lapsum DNA.
TTTTGCGCAATACCGGCAGAAAATACGGCGACTCATAGCATAGCCGTCCAGAATCAAGGATATTGAAGCGGCTTATTTCCGAGGCAGGTACATAAGTTGACAATGCCAGGTCAAACTGCCGCAGTAAGGAGTCGATGGCAGGTTGAAAGTCCCGCTTCAAAGAATCGTAATATTTGATTTGATAAGTGGTGCCTTGTGCAGCTCCACGCAACTCAAACCAACCGGAAGAGAGGTTCTGTATTTCATCGAGCTGTTGTTGCTCTTTCTTGTAGGCACGGTAATGGTAAACACCCACAATGGCAATCAGCAAGATGAGGGAATAGAGGATGTTTTTCGCTCTGGGGTTCATAAACACAATGCTTCGCGATGCGATGCAAATTTACACTTTCTGCTCAATGCAGCCATAAATTTGTATCTTTGAGTAGCTGACCAACAAGACTTATGGGAAGAAATGATTTGTTGAGGGCAGAGAAAGAGCACCTGTCCACGAAGGATTTGGAAATAGAGCGCGCCTTGCGCCCGCTTAGCTTCGAAGACTTTACCGGGCAACCCCAAATAGTGGAAAACCTGCGTGTATTTGTGCAAGCTGCTTTGCAGCGAGGTGAAGCGCTCGACCATGTGCTGCTTCATGGACCGCCGGGCTTAGGCAAAACCACCTTAGCCAATATCATTAGCAATGAGTTGGGGGTAAATCTCACCATTACATCCGGTCCAGTGCTTGACAAACCCAGCGACCTTGCCGGCTTGCTCACCAAGCTGAACCCCCACGACGTACTATTTATCGATGAAATTCACCGCCTCAGCCCGGTAGTGGAGGAGTATTTATACTCTGCTATGGAAGATTACTGCATCGATATTATGTTGGACACGGGTCCCAATGCACGCAGTGTGCAAATCAGCCTCAACCCCTTCACTTTGATTGGCGCCACCACCCGCTCCGGCTTGCTCACTTCGCCTCTGCGTGCTCGTTTTGGCATCACTGCTCGCCTCAACTACTACGACGCCTCCACCCTTCAAAAAATAGTGATGCGCTCGGCACGCTTGTTGGACATTCC
It encodes the following:
- the ruvB gene encoding Holliday junction branch migration DNA helicase RuvB — protein: MGRNDLLRAEKEHLSTKDLEIERALRPLSFEDFTGQPQIVENLRVFVQAALQRGEALDHVLLHGPPGLGKTTLANIISNELGVNLTITSGPVLDKPSDLAGLLTKLNPHDVLFIDEIHRLSPVVEEYLYSAMEDYCIDIMLDTGPNARSVQISLNPFTLIGATTRSGLLTSPLRARFGITARLNYYDASTLQKIVMRSARLLDIPIEEAAALEIARRSRGTPRIANNLLRRTRDFAQVKGKGVITLPIAEMALQALNVDKNGLDEMDNKILSTIVHKFKGGPVGISTIATACGEDAETIEEVYEPFLIQEGYIKRTARGRQATPLAYKHLGVVPPTAQNSLFDES